A stretch of Desulfobacter hydrogenophilus DNA encodes these proteins:
- the qrcD gene encoding menaquinone reductase integral membrane subunit QrcD — protein MDDALIPEGAKRCAFPIFMIGIIIVGAVLLWGVYAMFLCWFKGLNQTNMNDYYGFALWIWADLAVIAVGGGAFFTGLLKYIFKVDDLKNIINFAVIIGFICYSSALLILAIDIGQPLRGWFIFWHANVHSMLTEVAFCLSCYFAVLTIEFIPNILENRQVNKVPFFHHLAHNMHGVMAVFAATGAFLSFFHQGSLGGVAGVMFGRPFAYREGLLIWPWTFFLFTWSAAAFGPCFTLLVTKITEMITGKKLVGDKTVNLLAKISGWMITTYIIAKIIDTIYWAFVTAPSMGFKLGHFYSNNGFYGYWILITEVILCGVVPGLLLINKSTRENPATRTIAIILGVIGVCLNRWVMVLQIMAVPVLSFDTWALYIPSWQEVATTILPVAYGIILIAVAYRYLPVFPQELELNESADTAAQN, from the coding sequence ATGGATGATGCATTAATACCCGAAGGCGCCAAACGGTGTGCATTCCCGATATTCATGATTGGCATTATCATCGTGGGTGCTGTACTGCTTTGGGGCGTTTATGCCATGTTTCTGTGCTGGTTTAAAGGCCTGAATCAGACCAACATGAACGATTACTACGGATTTGCCCTGTGGATCTGGGCTGATCTGGCTGTCATTGCGGTTGGTGGCGGTGCTTTTTTCACAGGTCTTTTGAAATATATTTTCAAGGTTGATGATCTGAAAAATATTATCAACTTTGCCGTGATCATTGGCTTTATCTGCTACAGCTCAGCCTTGCTGATCCTGGCCATTGATATTGGGCAGCCGCTGCGCGGCTGGTTTATTTTCTGGCATGCCAATGTGCATTCCATGCTTACAGAGGTGGCCTTTTGTCTGTCCTGCTATTTTGCAGTACTGACCATTGAATTTATTCCCAATATCCTGGAAAATCGCCAGGTCAACAAAGTGCCGTTTTTTCACCACCTGGCGCACAACATGCACGGGGTGATGGCCGTATTTGCCGCCACCGGCGCTTTTTTAAGTTTTTTCCACCAGGGGTCCCTGGGTGGTGTGGCCGGCGTTATGTTTGGCCGTCCTTTTGCCTACCGCGAAGGCCTTTTAATCTGGCCCTGGACCTTTTTCCTGTTTACCTGGTCTGCCGCAGCATTTGGTCCCTGCTTCACCTTGCTGGTGACCAAGATTACGGAAATGATCACCGGTAAAAAGTTGGTGGGAGATAAAACCGTCAATCTGCTGGCAAAAATTTCCGGGTGGATGATTACCACCTATATTATTGCCAAGATCATTGATACCATTTACTGGGCGTTCGTAACCGCACCTTCCATGGGCTTTAAACTGGGCCATTTTTACAGCAACAACGGGTTCTACGGATACTGGATTCTTATTACCGAAGTGATTCTGTGCGGTGTTGTTCCGGGGCTGCTTTTGATTAATAAAAGCACCCGGGAAAATCCTGCCACCCGAACCATTGCCATCATTCTGGGCGTGATTGGTGTATGTCTGAACCGGTGGGTTATGGTGCTTCAGATCATGGCTGTGCCTGTGCTGTCCTTTGACACCTGGGCATTGTATATACCAAGCTGGCAGGAAGTGGCGACCACCATTTTACCTGTTGCTTACGGAATTATCCTGATCGCCGTTGCATACCGGTATCTGCCGGTATTTCCCCAGGAATTGGAACTTAACGAATCTGCCGACACGGCAGCTCAAAACTAA